One segment of Camelus bactrianus isolate YW-2024 breed Bactrian camel chromosome 27, ASM4877302v1, whole genome shotgun sequence DNA contains the following:
- the FURIN gene encoding furin isoform X1: MELRPWLLWVVAAGALVLLVADARGQKVFTNTWAVRIPGGPAVADSVARKHGFLNLGQGHLGRKRVLARDESRVLSCPWASNSVDQHIPGRIFGDYYHFWHRAVTKRSLSPHHPRHSRLQREPRVEWLEQQVAKRRTKRDIYQEPTDPKFPQQWYLSGITQRDLNVKDAWAQGYTGRGIVVSILDDGIEKNHPDLAGNYDPGASFDVNDQDPDPQPRYTQMNDNRHGTRCAGEVAAVANNGVCGVGVAYNARIGGVRMLDGEVTDAVEARSLGLNPNHIHIYSASWGPEDDGKTVDGPARLAEEAFFRGVSQGRGGLGSIFVWASGNGGREHDSCNCDGYTNSIYTLSISSATQFGNVPWYSEACSSTLATTYSSGNQNEKQIVTTDLRQKCTESHTGTSASAPLAAGIIALTLEANKNLTWRDMQHLVVQTSKPAHLNANDWATNGVGRKVSHSYGYGLLDAGAMVALAQNWTTVAPQRKCIIDILTEPKDIGKRLEVRKTVTACLGEPSHITQLEHAQARLTLSYNRRGDLAIHLVSPMGTRSTLLAARPHDYSADGFNDWAFMTTHSWDEDPSGEWVLEIENTSEANNYGTLTKFTLVLYGTASEGLPTPPESIGCKTLTSGQACVVCEEGFSLHQKSCVQHCPPGFAPQVLDTHYSTENDVETIRASVCAPCHASCATCQGPAPTDCLSCPSHASLDPVEQTCSRQSQSSRESPQQQPPRPPPLEVETEPRLRAGLLPSHLPELVAGLSCAFIVLVFVTVFLVLQLRSGFSFRGVKVYTMDRGLISYKGLPPEAWQEECPSDSEEDEGRGERTAFIKDQSAL, translated from the exons ATGGAGCTGAGGCCCTGGTTGCTATGGGTGGTAGCAGCAGGAGCCTTGGTCCTGCTGGTGGCCGATGCCCGTGGCCAGAAGGTCTTCACTAATACCTGGGCCGTGCGCATTCCTGGAGGCCCAGCCGTGGCTGACAGTGTGGCACGCAAGCATGGCTTCCTCAATCTGGGCCAG GGGCATCTGGGTAGGAAGCGTGTTCTGGCCAGGGATGAGAGCCGTGTTTTGTCCTGCCCTTGGGCTTCTAACTCAGTGGACCAGCATATCCCAGGGAGG ATCTTCGGCGACTATTACCACTTCTGGCATCGAGCAGTGACAAAGCGGTCCCTATCACCTCACCACCCGCGGCACAGCCGGCTGCAGCGGGAGCCTCGA GTAGAGTGGCTGGAGCAGCAGGTGGCAAAGCGACGGACCAAACGGGACATATACCAGGAGCCCACGGACCCCAAGTTTCCCCAGCAGTGGTACCTG TCTGGCATCACCCAGCGGGACCTGAACGTGAAGGACGCCTGGGCCCAGGGCTACACGGGGCGTGGCATTGTGGTCTCCATTCTGGATGATGGCATTGAGAAGAACCACCCGGACTTGGCAGGCAATTAT GATCCTGGGGCCAGCTTCGATGTCAACGACCAGGACCCTGACCCCCAGCCCCGGTACACACAGATGAATGACAACAG GCATGGCACGCGGTGTGCGGGTGAGGTGGCCGCAGTGGCCAACAACGGTGTCTGTGGCGTTGGCGTGGCCTACAATGCCCGCATTGGAG GGGTGCGCATGCTGGATGGTGAAGTGACAGATGCAGTGGAGGCACGCTCACTGGGACTGAACCCCAACCACATCCACATCTACAGTGCCAGCTGGGGCCCCGAGGATGATGGCAAGACCGTGGATGGGCCAGCCCGTCTTGCTGAAGAGGCCTTCTTCCGGGGGGTCAGCCAG GGCCGTGGGGGGCTGGGATCCATCTTTGTCTGGGCCTCAGGAAATGGGGGTCGGGAGCACGACAGCTGCAACTGCGACGGCTACACCAACAGCATCTACACGCTGTCCATCAGCAGCGCCACGCAGTTCGGCAACGTGCCCTGGTACAGTGAGGCCTGCTCGTCCACACTGGCCACGACCTATAGCAGTGGCAACCAGAACGAGAAGCAGATT GTGACCACTGATCTGCGGCAGAAGTGTACAGAGTCTCACACAGGCACCTCAGCCTCAGCCCCCTTGGCAGCCGGCATCATCGCTCTCACTCTGGAGGCCAA TAAGAACCTCACCTGGCGGGACATGCAGCACCTGGTGGTACAGACCTCAAAGCCAGCCCATCTCAATGCTAACGACTGGGCCACCAATGGTGTAGGCCGCAAAG TGAGCCATTCGTATGGCTACGGGTTGTTGGATGCAGGTGCCATGGTGGCCCTGGCCCAGAACTGGACGACAGTGGCCCCCCAGCGGAAGTGCATCATCGACATCCTCACTGAGCCCAA GGACATTGGGAAGAGACTGGAGGTGCGGAAGACCGTGACCGCCTGCCTGGGGGAGCCCAGCCATATCACACAGCTGGAGCACGCTCAGGCGCGGCTCACCCTGTCCTACAATCGCCGCGGTGACCTGGCCATCCACCTGGTCAGCCCCATGGGCACCCGCTCCACCCTGCTGGCCGCCAG GCCACATGACTACTCTGCAGATGGGTTTAATGACTGGGCTTTCATGACAACCCATTCCTGGGATGAGGACCCCTCTGGCGAGTGGGTCCTAGAGATTGAAAACACCAGCGAAGCCAACAACTACG GGACGCTGACCAAATTCACCCTCGTGCTGTACGGCACGGCCTCTGAGGGGCTGCCCACACCTCCCGAGAGCATCGGCTGCAAGACCCTCACGTCCGGCCAGGCCTGTGTGG TGTGCGAGGAAGGCTTCTCCCTGCACCAGAAGAGCTGTGTTCAGCACTGCCCTCCAGGCTTCGCTCCCCAAGTCCTCGACACACATTATAGCACTGAGAACGACGTGGAGACCATCCGGGCCAGCGTCTGTGCTCCCTGCCACGCCTCGTGTGCCACATGCCAGGGGCCAGCTCCCACAGActgcctcagctgccccagccaCGCCTCCCTGGACCCTGTGGAGCAGACGTGCTCCCGGCAAAGCCAGAGCAGCCGCGAGTCGCCACAGCAGCAGCCACCCCGGCCACCACCCCTGGAGGTGGAAACAGAGCCGCGGCTGCGGGCGGGGCTGCTGCCCTCGCACCTGCCCGAGCTGGTGGCCGGCCTCAGCTGCGCCTTCATCGTGCTGGTCTTCGTCACTGTCTTCCTGGTCCTGCAGCTGCGCTCGGGCTTCAGCTTCCGAGGGGTGAAAGTGTACACCATGGACCGTGGCCTCATCTCCTACAAGGGGCTGCCGCCCGAAGCCTGGCAGGAGGAGTGCCCATCCGACTCAGAAGAGGACGAGGGCCGGGGCGAGAGGACCGCCTTTATCAAAGACCAGAGCGCCCTTTGA
- the FURIN gene encoding furin isoform X3, whose amino-acid sequence MELRPWLLWVVAAGALVLLVADARGQKVFTNTWAVRIPGGPAVADSVARKHGFLNLGQIFGDYYHFWHRAVTKRSLSPHHPRHSRLQREPRVEWLEQQVAKRRTKRDIYQEPTDPKFPQQWYLSGITQRDLNVKDAWAQGYTGRGIVVSILDDGIEKNHPDLAGNYDPGASFDVNDQDPDPQPRYTQMNDNRHGTRCAGEVAAVANNGVCGVGVAYNARIGGVRMLDGEVTDAVEARSLGLNPNHIHIYSASWGPEDDGKTVDGPARLAEEAFFRGVSQGRGGLGSIFVWASGNGGREHDSCNCDGYTNSIYTLSISSATQFGNVPWYSEACSSTLATTYSSGNQNEKQIVTTDLRQKCTESHTGTSASAPLAAGIIALTLEANKNLTWRDMQHLVVQTSKPAHLNANDWATNGVGRKVSHSYGYGLLDAGAMVALAQNWTTVAPQRKCIIDILTEPKDIGKRLEVRKTVTACLGEPSHITQLEHAQARLTLSYNRRGDLAIHLVSPMGTRSTLLAARPHDYSADGFNDWAFMTTHSWDEDPSGEWVLEIENTSEANNYGTLTKFTLVLYGTASEGLPTPPESIGCKTLTSGQACCARKASPCTRRAVFSTALQASLPKSSTHIIALRTTWRPSGPASVLPATPRVPHARGQLPQTASAAPATPPWTLWSRRAPGKARAAASRHSSSHPGHHPWRWKQSRGCGRGCCPRTCPSWWPASAAPSSCWSSSLSSWSCSCARASASEG is encoded by the exons ATGGAGCTGAGGCCCTGGTTGCTATGGGTGGTAGCAGCAGGAGCCTTGGTCCTGCTGGTGGCCGATGCCCGTGGCCAGAAGGTCTTCACTAATACCTGGGCCGTGCGCATTCCTGGAGGCCCAGCCGTGGCTGACAGTGTGGCACGCAAGCATGGCTTCCTCAATCTGGGCCAG ATCTTCGGCGACTATTACCACTTCTGGCATCGAGCAGTGACAAAGCGGTCCCTATCACCTCACCACCCGCGGCACAGCCGGCTGCAGCGGGAGCCTCGA GTAGAGTGGCTGGAGCAGCAGGTGGCAAAGCGACGGACCAAACGGGACATATACCAGGAGCCCACGGACCCCAAGTTTCCCCAGCAGTGGTACCTG TCTGGCATCACCCAGCGGGACCTGAACGTGAAGGACGCCTGGGCCCAGGGCTACACGGGGCGTGGCATTGTGGTCTCCATTCTGGATGATGGCATTGAGAAGAACCACCCGGACTTGGCAGGCAATTAT GATCCTGGGGCCAGCTTCGATGTCAACGACCAGGACCCTGACCCCCAGCCCCGGTACACACAGATGAATGACAACAG GCATGGCACGCGGTGTGCGGGTGAGGTGGCCGCAGTGGCCAACAACGGTGTCTGTGGCGTTGGCGTGGCCTACAATGCCCGCATTGGAG GGGTGCGCATGCTGGATGGTGAAGTGACAGATGCAGTGGAGGCACGCTCACTGGGACTGAACCCCAACCACATCCACATCTACAGTGCCAGCTGGGGCCCCGAGGATGATGGCAAGACCGTGGATGGGCCAGCCCGTCTTGCTGAAGAGGCCTTCTTCCGGGGGGTCAGCCAG GGCCGTGGGGGGCTGGGATCCATCTTTGTCTGGGCCTCAGGAAATGGGGGTCGGGAGCACGACAGCTGCAACTGCGACGGCTACACCAACAGCATCTACACGCTGTCCATCAGCAGCGCCACGCAGTTCGGCAACGTGCCCTGGTACAGTGAGGCCTGCTCGTCCACACTGGCCACGACCTATAGCAGTGGCAACCAGAACGAGAAGCAGATT GTGACCACTGATCTGCGGCAGAAGTGTACAGAGTCTCACACAGGCACCTCAGCCTCAGCCCCCTTGGCAGCCGGCATCATCGCTCTCACTCTGGAGGCCAA TAAGAACCTCACCTGGCGGGACATGCAGCACCTGGTGGTACAGACCTCAAAGCCAGCCCATCTCAATGCTAACGACTGGGCCACCAATGGTGTAGGCCGCAAAG TGAGCCATTCGTATGGCTACGGGTTGTTGGATGCAGGTGCCATGGTGGCCCTGGCCCAGAACTGGACGACAGTGGCCCCCCAGCGGAAGTGCATCATCGACATCCTCACTGAGCCCAA GGACATTGGGAAGAGACTGGAGGTGCGGAAGACCGTGACCGCCTGCCTGGGGGAGCCCAGCCATATCACACAGCTGGAGCACGCTCAGGCGCGGCTCACCCTGTCCTACAATCGCCGCGGTGACCTGGCCATCCACCTGGTCAGCCCCATGGGCACCCGCTCCACCCTGCTGGCCGCCAG GCCACATGACTACTCTGCAGATGGGTTTAATGACTGGGCTTTCATGACAACCCATTCCTGGGATGAGGACCCCTCTGGCGAGTGGGTCCTAGAGATTGAAAACACCAGCGAAGCCAACAACTACG GGACGCTGACCAAATTCACCCTCGTGCTGTACGGCACGGCCTCTGAGGGGCTGCCCACACCTCCCGAGAGCATCGGCTGCAAGACCCTCACGTCCGGCCAGGCCTGT TGTGCGAGGAAGGCTTCTCCCTGCACCAGAAGAGCTGTGTTCAGCACTGCCCTCCAGGCTTCGCTCCCCAAGTCCTCGACACACATTATAGCACTGAGAACGACGTGGAGACCATCCGGGCCAGCGTCTGTGCTCCCTGCCACGCCTCGTGTGCCACATGCCAGGGGCCAGCTCCCACAGActgcctcagctgccccagccaCGCCTCCCTGGACCCTGTGGAGCAGACGTGCTCCCGGCAAAGCCAGAGCAGCCGCGAGTCGCCACAGCAGCAGCCACCCCGGCCACCACCCCTGGAGGTGGAAACAGAGCCGCGGCTGCGGGCGGGGCTGCTGCCCTCGCACCTGCCCGAGCTGGTGGCCGGCCTCAGCTGCGCCTTCATCGTGCTGGTCTTCGTCACTGTCTTCCTGGTCCTGCAGCTGCGCTCGGGCTTCAGCTTCCGAGGGGTGA
- the FURIN gene encoding furin isoform X2 yields MELRPWLLWVVAAGALVLLVADARGQKVFTNTWAVRIPGGPAVADSVARKHGFLNLGQIFGDYYHFWHRAVTKRSLSPHHPRHSRLQREPRVEWLEQQVAKRRTKRDIYQEPTDPKFPQQWYLSGITQRDLNVKDAWAQGYTGRGIVVSILDDGIEKNHPDLAGNYDPGASFDVNDQDPDPQPRYTQMNDNRHGTRCAGEVAAVANNGVCGVGVAYNARIGGVRMLDGEVTDAVEARSLGLNPNHIHIYSASWGPEDDGKTVDGPARLAEEAFFRGVSQGRGGLGSIFVWASGNGGREHDSCNCDGYTNSIYTLSISSATQFGNVPWYSEACSSTLATTYSSGNQNEKQIVTTDLRQKCTESHTGTSASAPLAAGIIALTLEANKNLTWRDMQHLVVQTSKPAHLNANDWATNGVGRKVSHSYGYGLLDAGAMVALAQNWTTVAPQRKCIIDILTEPKDIGKRLEVRKTVTACLGEPSHITQLEHAQARLTLSYNRRGDLAIHLVSPMGTRSTLLAARPHDYSADGFNDWAFMTTHSWDEDPSGEWVLEIENTSEANNYGTLTKFTLVLYGTASEGLPTPPESIGCKTLTSGQACVVCEEGFSLHQKSCVQHCPPGFAPQVLDTHYSTENDVETIRASVCAPCHASCATCQGPAPTDCLSCPSHASLDPVEQTCSRQSQSSRESPQQQPPRPPPLEVETEPRLRAGLLPSHLPELVAGLSCAFIVLVFVTVFLVLQLRSGFSFRGVKVYTMDRGLISYKGLPPEAWQEECPSDSEEDEGRGERTAFIKDQSAL; encoded by the exons ATGGAGCTGAGGCCCTGGTTGCTATGGGTGGTAGCAGCAGGAGCCTTGGTCCTGCTGGTGGCCGATGCCCGTGGCCAGAAGGTCTTCACTAATACCTGGGCCGTGCGCATTCCTGGAGGCCCAGCCGTGGCTGACAGTGTGGCACGCAAGCATGGCTTCCTCAATCTGGGCCAG ATCTTCGGCGACTATTACCACTTCTGGCATCGAGCAGTGACAAAGCGGTCCCTATCACCTCACCACCCGCGGCACAGCCGGCTGCAGCGGGAGCCTCGA GTAGAGTGGCTGGAGCAGCAGGTGGCAAAGCGACGGACCAAACGGGACATATACCAGGAGCCCACGGACCCCAAGTTTCCCCAGCAGTGGTACCTG TCTGGCATCACCCAGCGGGACCTGAACGTGAAGGACGCCTGGGCCCAGGGCTACACGGGGCGTGGCATTGTGGTCTCCATTCTGGATGATGGCATTGAGAAGAACCACCCGGACTTGGCAGGCAATTAT GATCCTGGGGCCAGCTTCGATGTCAACGACCAGGACCCTGACCCCCAGCCCCGGTACACACAGATGAATGACAACAG GCATGGCACGCGGTGTGCGGGTGAGGTGGCCGCAGTGGCCAACAACGGTGTCTGTGGCGTTGGCGTGGCCTACAATGCCCGCATTGGAG GGGTGCGCATGCTGGATGGTGAAGTGACAGATGCAGTGGAGGCACGCTCACTGGGACTGAACCCCAACCACATCCACATCTACAGTGCCAGCTGGGGCCCCGAGGATGATGGCAAGACCGTGGATGGGCCAGCCCGTCTTGCTGAAGAGGCCTTCTTCCGGGGGGTCAGCCAG GGCCGTGGGGGGCTGGGATCCATCTTTGTCTGGGCCTCAGGAAATGGGGGTCGGGAGCACGACAGCTGCAACTGCGACGGCTACACCAACAGCATCTACACGCTGTCCATCAGCAGCGCCACGCAGTTCGGCAACGTGCCCTGGTACAGTGAGGCCTGCTCGTCCACACTGGCCACGACCTATAGCAGTGGCAACCAGAACGAGAAGCAGATT GTGACCACTGATCTGCGGCAGAAGTGTACAGAGTCTCACACAGGCACCTCAGCCTCAGCCCCCTTGGCAGCCGGCATCATCGCTCTCACTCTGGAGGCCAA TAAGAACCTCACCTGGCGGGACATGCAGCACCTGGTGGTACAGACCTCAAAGCCAGCCCATCTCAATGCTAACGACTGGGCCACCAATGGTGTAGGCCGCAAAG TGAGCCATTCGTATGGCTACGGGTTGTTGGATGCAGGTGCCATGGTGGCCCTGGCCCAGAACTGGACGACAGTGGCCCCCCAGCGGAAGTGCATCATCGACATCCTCACTGAGCCCAA GGACATTGGGAAGAGACTGGAGGTGCGGAAGACCGTGACCGCCTGCCTGGGGGAGCCCAGCCATATCACACAGCTGGAGCACGCTCAGGCGCGGCTCACCCTGTCCTACAATCGCCGCGGTGACCTGGCCATCCACCTGGTCAGCCCCATGGGCACCCGCTCCACCCTGCTGGCCGCCAG GCCACATGACTACTCTGCAGATGGGTTTAATGACTGGGCTTTCATGACAACCCATTCCTGGGATGAGGACCCCTCTGGCGAGTGGGTCCTAGAGATTGAAAACACCAGCGAAGCCAACAACTACG GGACGCTGACCAAATTCACCCTCGTGCTGTACGGCACGGCCTCTGAGGGGCTGCCCACACCTCCCGAGAGCATCGGCTGCAAGACCCTCACGTCCGGCCAGGCCTGTGTGG TGTGCGAGGAAGGCTTCTCCCTGCACCAGAAGAGCTGTGTTCAGCACTGCCCTCCAGGCTTCGCTCCCCAAGTCCTCGACACACATTATAGCACTGAGAACGACGTGGAGACCATCCGGGCCAGCGTCTGTGCTCCCTGCCACGCCTCGTGTGCCACATGCCAGGGGCCAGCTCCCACAGActgcctcagctgccccagccaCGCCTCCCTGGACCCTGTGGAGCAGACGTGCTCCCGGCAAAGCCAGAGCAGCCGCGAGTCGCCACAGCAGCAGCCACCCCGGCCACCACCCCTGGAGGTGGAAACAGAGCCGCGGCTGCGGGCGGGGCTGCTGCCCTCGCACCTGCCCGAGCTGGTGGCCGGCCTCAGCTGCGCCTTCATCGTGCTGGTCTTCGTCACTGTCTTCCTGGTCCTGCAGCTGCGCTCGGGCTTCAGCTTCCGAGGGGTGAAAGTGTACACCATGGACCGTGGCCTCATCTCCTACAAGGGGCTGCCGCCCGAAGCCTGGCAGGAGGAGTGCCCATCCGACTCAGAAGAGGACGAGGGCCGGGGCGAGAGGACCGCCTTTATCAAAGACCAGAGCGCCCTTTGA